In Gemmobacter sp., the sequence CCCCAGTGCCGCTGACGTGGTTCAGGACGGCTTCGGTGACGCGCACGGGGATGCCCAAGCGCGCCATGCCGGTGGCGGCCGTGCGGCGCAGATAGTGGAACGTCCAGTGCGGAATTTCGACAGGCTCGCCGCGCTCCTTCACTGCGATCTCCATCATCCGGGTGTTCAGGTGGCCCCACGCCTTGGAGAAGCCCGAGATGGGCGTGGGGCCCGTGGTCGTGAAGATCCAGCGCACCCGGCCCGCCTCGTCAGCCACCCGATCTATCCCTTTCAGGACAGCGGCCACAGCCTCCGACAGCGGCACCACATGAGCGCGC encodes:
- a CDS encoding tyrosine-type recombinase/integrase, producing the protein MAEMTDAEIRDADWHLTADRTKNGRAHVVPLSEAVAAVLKGIDRVADEAGRVRWIFTTTGPTPISGFSKAWGHLNTRMMEIAVKERGEPVEIPHWTFHYLRRTAATGMARLGIPVRVTEAVLNHVSGTGGGIVAVYQRHDYAEEKRQALEAWARFVAELVEGKAGNVVRLRG